A window from Chitinophaga filiformis encodes these proteins:
- a CDS encoding histone H1-like repetitive region-containing protein, translating to MATIKKAAKKAAPKKAAPKKKAAAKKAAPKKAAAKKAAPKKKAAAKKAAPKKAAAKKAAPKKAAAKKAAPKKAAAKKAAPKKKAAAKKAAPKKAAAKKAAPKKAAAKKAAPKKKAAAKKKSSKPASSTPPAPAAPIAPEL from the coding sequence ATGGCAACAATTAAGAAAGCGGCTAAAAAAGCTGCTCCTAAAAAGGCTGCTCCTAAGAAAAAAGCTGCTGCTAAGAAAGCTGCTCCTAAAAAAGCCGCTGCTAAGAAAGCTGCTCCTAAAAAGAAAGCTGCTGCTAAGAAAGCTGCTCCTAAAAAAGCTGCTGCTAAGAAAGCCGCTCCTAAAAAGGCTGCTGCTAAGAAAGCTGCTCCTAAAAAGGCTGCTGCTAAGAAAGCTGCTCCTAAAAAGAAAGCTGCTGCTAAGAAAGCCGCTCCTAAAAAAGCTGCTGCTAAGAAAGCTGCTCCTAAAAAGGCTGCTGCTAAGAAAGCCGCTCCTAAAAAGAAAGCTGCTGCTAAGAAGAAATCTTCTAAACCAGCATCTTCCACTCCTCCAGCTCCGGCAGCTCCAATCGCTCCAGAGTTGTAA
- the rpmA gene encoding 50S ribosomal protein L27: MAHKKGEGSVKNGRDSQSKRLGVKIFGGQAAVSGNIIVRQRGTVYHPGQNVGIGRDFTIFAVADGVVEFRKGRENKTIVSVRSLDTTAQA, encoded by the coding sequence ATGGCACATAAAAAAGGTGAAGGTAGCGTTAAGAACGGCCGTGATTCCCAGAGCAAAAGACTGGGTGTAAAAATATTTGGTGGTCAGGCAGCCGTATCTGGTAACATTATTGTTCGCCAGCGCGGTACCGTTTATCATCCTGGACAGAACGTAGGAATTGGTAGAGATTTTACCATTTTCGCAGTAGCTGATGGTGTTGTGGAATTCAGAAAAGGACGTGAAAACAAAACCATCGTTTCCGTAAGATCACTTGACACCACTGCCCAGGCGTAA
- the rplU gene encoding 50S ribosomal protein L21, which translates to MFAVVKIAGQQFKVQKDQEIFVQQLQGNIGDKVQFSDVLLIDNGGQLTVGTDVKSVVKAEILSHVQGDKVIAFKMKRRKGFRKKVGHRTHFTKIRINEIA; encoded by the coding sequence ATGTTTGCAGTTGTAAAAATCGCAGGTCAGCAATTCAAAGTACAAAAAGACCAGGAAATCTTTGTACAACAGTTGCAGGGAAATATTGGAGATAAAGTGCAGTTCTCTGACGTGTTGTTAATAGATAATGGCGGCCAGCTGACCGTTGGTACTGATGTAAAATCAGTGGTTAAAGCAGAGATCCTGAGCCACGTTCAGGGTGATAAGGTAATTGCTTTCAAAATGAAACGCAGAAAAGGTTTCAGAAAGAAAGTTGGTCACCGTACACACTTCACGAAGATCCGGATCAACGAAATTGCTTAA
- a CDS encoding GH3 auxin-responsive promoter family protein, which translates to MKLKSLLAKPFASIIANKIRKEMQRAVEDQEAILEELIKTGRKTEFGKDHHFENINNYNEFKQAVPVRDYEQFKPYINKIKDGKQNVLWKGQPIYLAKTSGTTSGVKYIPITKDSVSNHIDTARNALLMYMAETGKTEFASGKLIFLSGSPVLERVGGIPYGRLSGIVNHHVPRYLRTNQLPSYETNCIEDWETKLDKIVDETIDQDMTLISGIPPWMQMYFDRLIERSGKPVGELFKNLDVLVYGGVNFEPYRAKLMASVGRPINTVETFPASEGFFAFQDTQEHKGLLLNTNSGIFYEFIPANEIFDPNPTRLSLKDVQVGVNYALVVSTNAGLWAYNIGDTVKFVSTNPYRLLVTGRIKHFISAFGEHVIGEEVEYSLMRAAKEENLHITEFTVAPMVAPQGELPYHEWFVEFETPPADLAAFAKKVDGYMQEKNIYYNDLLTGNILQPLKIRAVRKQGFIDYMKSVGKLGGQNKVPRLSNDRSLADELSKFLQ; encoded by the coding sequence ATGAAGCTTAAATCACTGCTTGCCAAACCATTTGCTTCCATCATAGCTAACAAGATCAGGAAGGAAATGCAACGGGCGGTAGAAGACCAGGAGGCTATTCTGGAGGAGTTGATAAAAACAGGCAGGAAGACCGAGTTTGGAAAAGATCATCATTTTGAGAATATCAATAATTATAATGAATTCAAACAGGCAGTACCTGTCAGGGATTATGAGCAGTTCAAGCCCTATATCAATAAAATAAAAGACGGTAAACAGAACGTATTGTGGAAAGGACAGCCTATTTACCTGGCTAAAACCTCCGGCACGACGAGCGGTGTGAAATACATCCCTATTACAAAAGACTCCGTTTCCAATCATATAGATACCGCCCGTAATGCCCTGCTGATGTACATGGCAGAAACCGGTAAAACCGAGTTTGCCAGCGGAAAGCTCATTTTCCTGTCCGGCTCTCCTGTGCTGGAAAGGGTAGGAGGCATTCCTTACGGTCGCCTGAGCGGTATTGTGAATCACCATGTGCCACGCTATCTGCGCACCAACCAGTTGCCTTCATACGAGACCAATTGCATTGAAGACTGGGAAACCAAGCTGGATAAGATCGTTGATGAAACCATCGATCAGGATATGACCCTGATCAGCGGCATTCCACCATGGATGCAGATGTACTTCGACAGGCTGATTGAAAGAAGCGGAAAGCCGGTAGGAGAGCTGTTTAAGAACCTGGACGTATTAGTATATGGAGGGGTGAACTTCGAACCTTATCGTGCAAAACTCATGGCTTCCGTTGGTCGCCCGATCAATACAGTAGAGACTTTCCCGGCATCTGAAGGCTTCTTTGCCTTCCAGGATACACAGGAACATAAAGGTCTGTTGCTGAACACCAACTCAGGCATCTTCTATGAGTTTATTCCCGCCAACGAGATATTCGATCCCAATCCTACCCGTTTGTCTCTGAAAGACGTACAGGTAGGTGTGAACTATGCGCTGGTAGTAAGTACCAACGCAGGTTTGTGGGCATATAATATTGGTGATACCGTGAAATTTGTATCTACCAATCCCTACCGTTTGCTGGTTACAGGTCGTATCAAGCACTTTATCTCCGCTTTCGGAGAGCACGTGATCGGAGAGGAAGTGGAATACAGCCTGATGAGAGCTGCAAAGGAAGAAAATCTGCATATTACTGAGTTCACGGTAGCTCCTATGGTAGCGCCACAGGGTGAATTGCCGTATCACGAGTGGTTCGTAGAATTTGAAACGCCTCCTGCCGACCTGGCTGCTTTTGCGAAAAAAGTGGACGGATATATGCAGGAAAAGAACATTTATTACAATGATCTGTTGACAGGAAATATCCTGCAGCCCCTGAAGATCAGGGCGGTACGCAAGCAGGGTTTTATCGATTATATGAAGTCAGTAGGTAAACTTGGCGGACAAAATAAGGTACCCCGTTTAAGCAATGACAGATCATTGGCTGATGAACTGAGCAAGTTCCTCCAATGA
- a CDS encoding 1-deoxy-D-xylulose-5-phosphate reductoisomerase, producing the protein MSKKNIAIFGSTGSIGIQALEVIEAHPDKFSVEVLTGGHNAGLLIEQALKFRPNAVVIADETQYEKVKEVLFDKGIKVFAGAKAMVEVAAWSNIDMMLAAIMGFAGLAPTLAAIEQGTPIALANKETLVVAGDIVMAAANRRNVPVIPVDSEHSAIFQCLLGESLTKVDKVILTASGGPFLGKKPNFLINVKKDHALQHPNWRMGAKITIDCATLMNKGLEMIEARWLFNLPPDKIEVVIHPQSIIHSMVEFVDGSLKAQLGVPDMKLPIQFALGFPERLANDFPKFSFKNNPTLTFEQPDTKTFRNLAIAIEAMHKGGNAACVMNAANEEVVHAFLKNRIGFLQMTEVIEEIMAKVPFVEKPTLHDYYESDQAAREYANSMINAIVI; encoded by the coding sequence ATGAGTAAGAAGAACATAGCCATATTTGGCTCCACAGGATCTATTGGCATCCAGGCATTGGAGGTGATTGAAGCACATCCTGACAAGTTCAGTGTGGAAGTATTGACCGGTGGCCATAACGCCGGACTTTTAATTGAACAGGCTTTGAAATTCCGTCCGAATGCTGTTGTGATAGCCGATGAAACACAATATGAGAAGGTTAAGGAAGTATTATTCGATAAAGGAATAAAGGTATTCGCAGGCGCCAAAGCGATGGTGGAAGTGGCTGCCTGGAGTAATATAGATATGATGCTGGCCGCTATAATGGGGTTTGCAGGTCTGGCGCCTACCCTGGCAGCTATCGAACAGGGTACACCTATCGCCCTGGCTAACAAGGAGACCCTGGTGGTAGCGGGAGATATCGTCATGGCGGCTGCCAACAGAAGAAATGTACCTGTCATCCCGGTAGATTCTGAGCATTCGGCCATTTTCCAGTGTCTGCTCGGCGAGTCGCTCACCAAAGTGGACAAGGTGATCCTCACCGCTTCCGGTGGCCCTTTCCTGGGTAAAAAGCCGAACTTCCTCATCAACGTGAAGAAGGATCATGCGCTCCAGCATCCGAACTGGAGAATGGGCGCCAAGATCACGATCGACTGTGCCACCCTTATGAACAAAGGCCTGGAGATGATCGAGGCCCGCTGGTTGTTCAATCTGCCGCCAGACAAGATCGAAGTGGTGATACATCCGCAGTCCATTATCCACTCCATGGTAGAGTTTGTGGACGGATCGCTGAAAGCGCAGCTGGGCGTGCCTGACATGAAGTTGCCGATACAATTTGCATTAGGATTTCCGGAAAGACTCGCCAACGATTTCCCGAAATTCTCTTTCAAGAATAATCCTACGCTGACATTCGAACAACCGGATACCAAGACTTTCCGTAACCTGGCCATCGCCATTGAGGCGATGCATAAAGGTGGGAATGCTGCCTGTGTAATGAATGCCGCTAATGAAGAAGTAGTACATGCCTTCCTGAAGAACAGGATCGGCTTCCTGCAGATGACGGAGGTGATCGAAGAGATCATGGCGAAGGTGCCGTTCGTTGAAAAACCTACCTTGCATGACTATTATGAAAGCGATCAGGCTGCCAGGGAATACGCCAATTCTATGATCAATGCGATTGTAATTTAA
- the rseP gene encoding RIP metalloprotease RseP, translating to MTTQEILIKAGQLILSLSILVVLHELGHFIPAKLFKARVEKFYLFFDPWFSLFKKKKGDTEYGIGWLPLGGYVKISGMVDESMDREQMAKPPQPWEFRSKPAWQRLIIMIGGVTVNLILGFLIYAMMLWHWGESYLPTKNLTYGIAVDSLAQSIGLRDGDMVLSVNHQPVENFKAIPAEIILREATSIQVERAGKPLDIKIPAGFVREMIKKKGTLMEVRIPFTVDSVLPKSPAEKAGIRKGDKTLTVNGQPASYFHEFKKALQPYKNKTIPIQVLRDGDTLKLFPQVSENGTLGMFPANPVKDFKFATREYTFFEAIPAGFSKCISTLVKYVQQLRLIFVSKEVKANESLGGFMSIGNLFPGYWDWSSFWEMTALLSIILAFMNILPIPALDGGHVLFLLYEIVTGRKPSEKFLEYAQIIGMVILFSLLIYANGLDVWRNWFK from the coding sequence ATGACCACACAAGAAATATTGATAAAGGCCGGGCAGTTGATACTGTCGCTCTCAATACTGGTAGTATTACATGAGCTTGGGCACTTTATCCCTGCCAAGCTTTTTAAAGCAAGGGTTGAAAAATTCTATCTGTTCTTTGATCCCTGGTTTTCCCTGTTTAAAAAGAAGAAAGGAGATACAGAATATGGGATAGGTTGGTTGCCCCTCGGCGGATATGTAAAGATATCCGGTATGGTGGATGAGAGCATGGACCGTGAGCAGATGGCCAAACCGCCTCAGCCCTGGGAATTCCGTTCTAAACCAGCCTGGCAGCGTCTGATCATTATGATAGGAGGTGTGACTGTGAACCTGATCCTGGGTTTCCTGATATACGCCATGATGCTGTGGCATTGGGGAGAGAGCTATCTGCCTACCAAGAACCTGACCTATGGTATCGCTGTAGATTCACTCGCACAAAGTATCGGTTTACGTGACGGGGATATGGTCCTGTCTGTTAATCACCAGCCCGTAGAGAACTTCAAAGCTATTCCTGCCGAGATCATCCTCCGTGAGGCTACCAGCATCCAGGTAGAACGTGCCGGCAAACCGCTGGATATCAAGATCCCTGCCGGTTTTGTCCGTGAAATGATCAAAAAGAAGGGAACTCTGATGGAAGTACGCATTCCTTTCACTGTGGATAGCGTATTACCGAAATCACCCGCTGAAAAAGCCGGTATCCGGAAAGGCGATAAGACCCTGACGGTGAATGGCCAGCCTGCTTCTTATTTTCATGAGTTCAAAAAAGCCTTACAGCCTTACAAAAATAAAACGATACCAATACAGGTATTACGTGACGGAGATACACTTAAGTTATTCCCCCAGGTATCTGAGAATGGTACTTTAGGTATGTTCCCGGCTAATCCTGTGAAGGATTTCAAATTTGCTACCCGTGAGTATACCTTCTTTGAGGCAATACCAGCAGGTTTTTCCAAATGTATCAGTACATTGGTGAAATATGTTCAGCAGCTCCGCCTGATCTTCGTATCCAAAGAGGTAAAGGCCAATGAGTCATTGGGAGGCTTTATGAGCATTGGCAACCTGTTCCCCGGCTATTGGGACTGGAGTTCCTTCTGGGAAATGACTGCCTTACTATCTATCATCCTGGCGTTCATGAATATCCTGCCGATCCCGGCCCTCGATGGTGGTCACGTACTGTTCCTGCTGTACGAGATCGTTACCGGTCGTAAGCCAAGTGAGAAGTTCCTGGAATATGCGCAAATCATTGGTATGGTCATTCTCTTCAGCCTGCTGATATACGCGAATGGATTGGATGTCTGGAGGAACTGGTTTAAATAA
- a CDS encoding zinc-binding dehydrogenase, producing the protein MSESTNIISNQVNHRVAIKNPGKYAELSIIKEQILSPKIGEVLVRVEYCGVAMGDILFRKGISPGKFPMVPGYDIVGIIISTGEGVVNFKKGDRVAGLTLTGGYTTYITLPVTELILLPSSIKPEAAAASVLNYTTAYQLLVNVAKLKKGDSVLIHGAGGGIGLAVLQLCKYLGIEAYGTVSAKKINAVKQEGATAIDYQSNDFVEFIRKRKANIDAVLDPIGGSQLFRSFKVVRSGGTLVSFGIGSAINGNGSPFWKLIKAMLPLLLLKLSFQKKHVKLYVTTSRTKALREVLQEIIILLANEKIAPPIAKIFMLNEAEEAHQYLLNERPAGKILLKP; encoded by the coding sequence ATGTCAGAGTCAACAAATATTATCAGTAATCAGGTTAATCATCGAGTGGCCATAAAAAATCCTGGCAAATACGCTGAATTAAGTATTATAAAAGAACAGATTCTATCTCCTAAAATCGGAGAGGTACTCGTCCGTGTTGAATATTGCGGTGTGGCCATGGGTGATATCCTATTCAGAAAGGGTATCAGTCCCGGTAAATTTCCCATGGTGCCAGGTTACGACATTGTTGGAATCATTATCTCTACCGGCGAAGGTGTCGTGAATTTCAAAAAGGGGGATAGGGTTGCAGGCTTGACATTGACCGGGGGGTATACGACTTACATTACGCTCCCGGTTACAGAGCTGATATTGCTCCCCAGTTCGATAAAACCGGAAGCTGCTGCTGCATCGGTGTTGAACTATACCACGGCCTACCAATTACTGGTAAATGTAGCAAAACTCAAAAAAGGCGATAGTGTATTGATACATGGGGCCGGAGGGGGAATAGGGTTAGCGGTACTCCAGCTCTGCAAATACCTAGGTATAGAAGCCTATGGAACCGTTTCAGCTAAAAAAATTAATGCCGTAAAGCAGGAAGGAGCAACCGCCATTGATTACCAAAGTAACGACTTTGTTGAATTCATCAGAAAAAGAAAGGCGAATATCGACGCAGTTTTAGATCCTATAGGTGGGTCTCAACTCTTCAGATCATTTAAAGTAGTTCGTTCCGGTGGTACCCTTGTTTCCTTTGGTATCGGTTCTGCTATCAATGGAAATGGTTCGCCATTTTGGAAGCTAATCAAGGCGATGCTTCCGTTATTGCTGCTTAAATTAAGCTTCCAAAAAAAACACGTAAAACTCTACGTCACTACTTCTAGAACCAAGGCACTACGTGAAGTCCTACAAGAGATTATCATTCTTTTGGCCAACGAAAAAATAGCGCCCCCAATCGCTAAAATATTTATGCTTAATGAAGCTGAAGAAGCCCATCAGTACTTGCTAAACGAGCGTCCGGCAGGAAAAATATTATTGAAACCATGA
- a CDS encoding DUF2147 domain-containing protein, whose amino-acid sequence MKTKIFLGALLLAVLLWNTALGQTKTGDEIIGTWAMENGESKIRLYKQHGEFFGKMIWSKDMYEADGKTSKKDVNNTNVNLRERFLKDLTILEHFRFDKDEWSDGKIYDIKSGKTYSCTIKLKNQDVMLVRGYIGISLLGKTVSFNRVK is encoded by the coding sequence ATGAAAACAAAAATCTTTTTAGGAGCACTGCTGTTGGCTGTTTTATTATGGAACACGGCTTTAGGACAAACTAAGACCGGTGATGAAATAATTGGTACCTGGGCTATGGAAAACGGGGAATCGAAGATCAGACTTTACAAACAGCACGGAGAATTTTTTGGCAAGATGATTTGGTCAAAAGATATGTATGAAGCTGATGGTAAGACTTCAAAAAAAGACGTCAATAATACAAATGTCAATCTGCGTGAGCGCTTTCTCAAAGACCTGACAATACTTGAGCATTTCAGGTTTGATAAAGATGAATGGTCTGACGGCAAGATCTATGACATTAAAAGTGGTAAAACGTACAGTTGTACCATTAAACTGAAGAACCAGGACGTGATGCTTGTCCGTGGATATATCGGAATATCTCTTTTAGGTAAAACAGTATCCTTTAATAGGGTGAAATAA
- a CDS encoding winged helix-turn-helix transcriptional regulator produces the protein MEMEKCLKKIDERTVEKLIQRVGDALFVLGGKWTLRIIIALYNGSKRFSELRRAVNGISARVLSNELKDLEMNGFLKRVVDNEGFSGTVSYELTDYSFTLEEVVLALSSWGEKHLETIKKSL, from the coding sequence ATGGAAATGGAAAAGTGTTTAAAAAAGATTGATGAAAGAACAGTCGAAAAGCTGATCCAAAGAGTCGGTGATGCACTCTTTGTTCTTGGTGGAAAGTGGACGCTTAGGATCATCATAGCTTTGTATAATGGCAGTAAGCGATTTAGTGAGCTCCGGCGTGCGGTCAATGGAATTTCGGCAAGAGTGTTATCTAATGAATTGAAGGATTTGGAAATGAATGGATTTCTTAAGCGTGTCGTCGACAACGAAGGCTTTTCGGGTACAGTGTCCTATGAATTGACCGATTACAGTTTTACCTTGGAGGAGGTCGTTTTGGCCCTAAGCAGTTGGGGAGAAAAGCATCTGGAGACGATAAAAAAATCACTGTAA
- a CDS encoding LytR/AlgR family response regulator transcription factor: MNCIIVDDEPLARKAIEKLVQQTENLEVIGSFNGAEATKAFLGKNAVDLIFLDIQMPGVNGIEFAKTIPKTTLVVFTTAFHEFASESYDVDAIDYLIKPVKPERFQKAVEKAQTYCKLFHTDHTNSNIENITNDYFFVKSERRIFKVHFSDILYIEGLKDYVIIYLANQKVITLMNIKTIHDLLPKSFFVRVSKSYIINVNNIDSVDNNTVYIGKNEIPIGNIYRDHFFNEFVTRKILSK; the protein is encoded by the coding sequence ATGAACTGTATAATCGTAGATGATGAGCCATTGGCAAGAAAAGCTATCGAAAAACTGGTTCAACAGACAGAAAATCTGGAGGTGATAGGCTCGTTTAACGGAGCAGAAGCCACTAAAGCTTTCCTGGGAAAAAATGCTGTAGATCTGATATTCCTTGATATTCAAATGCCGGGAGTGAATGGTATCGAATTTGCCAAAACCATTCCCAAAACCACCTTAGTGGTGTTTACTACAGCTTTTCATGAATTTGCTTCCGAAAGTTATGACGTAGACGCTATTGATTATTTGATCAAACCTGTAAAACCGGAGCGCTTTCAAAAAGCGGTTGAAAAGGCACAGACGTATTGTAAATTATTCCATACTGATCATACCAACAGCAACATAGAAAACATAACCAATGATTATTTTTTTGTAAAATCAGAACGAAGGATATTCAAAGTTCATTTCAGCGATATACTTTACATTGAAGGCTTAAAAGATTATGTGATCATTTATTTAGCAAATCAAAAAGTGATCACCCTAATGAATATTAAAACTATTCATGACCTGCTTCCAAAAAGCTTTTTTGTCAGGGTCAGTAAATCTTACATCATCAATGTAAACAACATAGATTCTGTCGATAACAATACGGTATACATAGGGAAAAACGAAATACCGATCGGCAATATTTACAGGGATCATTTCTTTAATGAATTTGTAACAAGGAAAATTTTAAGTAAGTGA